A region of uncultured Carboxylicivirga sp. DNA encodes the following proteins:
- the galB gene encoding beta-galactosidase GalB — MKYKITKKIPFFIALISGWSLVSCSTQSDNDKNLREKIPINEGWSFFKYNSASEADSLIYDVRPDVEEVNDSKDADSKPTEAIDVKTTKSVLKDWILPTGNAFIKEPANRHIRPEGNPGEDFPFVQADFNDDNWQKVSLPHDWGIEGPFLEGEDAEVGGGMGRLASHGVAWYRRSLDIPSTDAGKSIFLDIDGAMSYAMVWINGKLAGGWPYGYNSWRIDLTPHLIIGGQNQLAIRIDNPNYSARWYPGGGLYRNVWLVKTNSVHVGHWGTFITTSEVTKESANVAIETSIDNDSEEDVNILVETSLYAIDKNGTKAATPSATTEKKAITVAQNSTALLNSSVTINNPQLWGPPPTQIPNLIVAITSIEKEGKIIDRYETRFGIRSLEFNPGKGVVVNGETIKIKGVNNHHDLGALGAAFNTRAAERQLEILREMGCNSIRMSHNPPAPELLELTDKMGFLVMNEIFDSWELKKTPHDFHLIFPEWHEADTRAFIRRDRNCPSIIMWSYGNEVGEQYTYEEGAAIGRELRDIIKEEDPTRPTTASMNWAKSDMPFSEVMDVISLNYQGEGIRQDPIFEGTERIQTPPSYDDFHEKFPGKVILSTETASALSTRGTYLFPVADKVSSPVREGAGGEEKTGYVSAYELYAVDFGSTVDKVFAAIDSHPFVAGEFVWTGWDYIGEPTPYYSARSSYSGIIDLAGFPKDRYYLYQSQWRPELPMVHILPHWNWPDRVGQITPVHIFTSGDEVELFLNGKSLGKKKKGEYKYRLRWDDVVYEPGELKAVAFKDGVKWAEESVKTTEAPAMLKATVDRSIIKADGKDLAFITVEVCDTNGLSVRNADHLIKLTVEGSGQVVATDNGDPTCFTPFPLPERKAFSGLFLGIVKADGEGEIKVTATSEGLEAAEVIINGTK, encoded by the coding sequence ATGAAATATAAAATAACGAAAAAAATACCCTTTTTTATTGCTTTAATAAGTGGATGGAGCCTTGTCTCATGCTCCACTCAAAGTGATAATGATAAAAATCTGCGTGAAAAAATTCCAATTAATGAAGGATGGTCATTTTTCAAATACAACTCTGCCAGCGAAGCCGATTCATTAATATACGATGTTCGGCCTGATGTGGAAGAGGTTAACGATAGTAAAGATGCAGATTCAAAGCCAACAGAAGCGATTGACGTTAAAACAACGAAAAGTGTTTTAAAAGACTGGATATTACCTACAGGAAATGCTTTTATCAAGGAGCCTGCCAACCGACATATTCGTCCGGAAGGTAATCCGGGGGAAGATTTCCCTTTTGTTCAAGCTGACTTTAATGATGATAATTGGCAAAAAGTATCCCTTCCTCATGACTGGGGAATCGAAGGTCCTTTTCTCGAAGGAGAAGATGCAGAAGTTGGTGGCGGCATGGGACGCTTGGCGAGTCACGGTGTTGCATGGTATAGACGATCACTTGATATACCTTCAACTGATGCAGGCAAATCAATTTTTCTGGATATTGACGGAGCCATGTCGTATGCCATGGTTTGGATTAATGGAAAACTGGCAGGTGGGTGGCCTTACGGTTATAATTCATGGCGAATTGATTTAACACCACACCTTATAATTGGTGGTCAAAATCAATTGGCAATTCGAATTGATAATCCCAATTATTCGGCCCGATGGTATCCGGGTGGAGGTTTATACAGAAATGTTTGGCTGGTAAAAACCAATTCAGTTCATGTGGGTCATTGGGGTACTTTTATAACAACATCTGAAGTAACTAAAGAATCAGCTAATGTTGCAATTGAAACGAGCATTGACAATGATTCTGAGGAAGATGTAAATATTCTGGTTGAGACTTCATTATACGCTATTGATAAAAACGGAACCAAAGCAGCTACCCCTTCTGCCACAACTGAGAAAAAGGCAATTACCGTAGCGCAAAACTCAACTGCACTGTTAAATAGCTCCGTTACAATCAATAATCCACAACTTTGGGGTCCTCCACCTACACAGATACCTAACTTAATTGTAGCAATAACATCTATTGAAAAAGAAGGAAAAATTATTGACCGTTACGAAACGCGCTTCGGCATTCGTTCTCTGGAATTCAATCCTGGTAAAGGAGTGGTGGTGAATGGTGAAACTATAAAAATAAAAGGAGTTAATAACCATCATGACCTGGGTGCACTAGGAGCAGCATTTAATACACGTGCTGCTGAACGACAGCTGGAGATTCTCCGCGAAATGGGTTGTAATTCCATTCGTATGTCACATAATCCACCGGCTCCTGAGTTATTGGAACTGACTGACAAAATGGGTTTCTTGGTAATGAATGAAATATTCGATTCGTGGGAACTGAAAAAAACACCGCACGATTTCCATCTTATTTTCCCGGAATGGCATGAAGCTGACACCAGAGCATTTATAAGAAGAGACCGCAATTGTCCTTCGATTATAATGTGGAGCTATGGTAATGAAGTTGGAGAACAATATACCTATGAAGAAGGTGCTGCAATTGGCCGTGAGCTTCGTGATATTATTAAAGAAGAGGATCCAACCCGTCCTACTACTGCATCGATGAACTGGGCTAAGTCAGATATGCCTTTCTCAGAAGTAATGGATGTGATCAGCTTAAATTACCAGGGCGAAGGTATCAGACAGGATCCAATTTTTGAGGGAACAGAACGCATTCAAACACCTCCTTCATACGATGATTTTCATGAGAAATTTCCGGGTAAAGTAATCCTGAGTACTGAAACGGCATCTGCTTTGAGTACAAGAGGAACATATCTGTTTCCTGTTGCTGATAAAGTAAGTTCTCCGGTTCGTGAAGGAGCAGGTGGAGAAGAAAAAACAGGTTATGTAAGTGCCTACGAACTATATGCCGTTGATTTTGGTTCAACCGTTGATAAAGTATTTGCAGCTATTGACAGTCATCCGTTTGTGGCAGGAGAATTTGTATGGACAGGTTGGGATTACATTGGCGAACCAACTCCATACTATTCTGCAAGAAGTTCTTATTCAGGAATCATCGATTTAGCTGGTTTCCCAAAAGACCGCTATTATCTTTATCAATCACAATGGAGACCCGAATTACCAATGGTGCATATTCTGCCTCACTGGAACTGGCCTGACAGAGTTGGTCAAATAACTCCTGTTCATATCTTTACATCAGGTGATGAAGTAGAATTATTTTTAAACGGGAAATCACTGGGTAAAAAGAAAAAAGGTGAATATAAATACCGCTTGCGCTGGGATGATGTTGTTTATGAACCCGGTGAACTGAAGGCTGTAGCTTTTAAAGATGGTGTTAAATGGGCAGAAGAATCAGTAAAAACAACCGAAGCACCGGCCATGCTAAAAGCAACTGTAGACAGAAGCATTATAAAAGCCGATGGTAAGGATTTAGCTTTTATAACTGTTGAAGTTTGCGATACCAACGGATTATCGGTACGTAATGCAGACCATCTTATTAAATTAACAGTGGAAGGATCAGGTCAGGTTGTTGCAACTGATAATGGAGATCCAACCTGTTTCACTCCTTTCCCATTACCTGAACGAAAGGCTTTCAGCGGATTGTTTTTAGGAATAGTTAAAGCAGATGGCGAAGGTGAAATAAAAGTAACCGCCACAAGTGAAGGATTGGAAGCAGCAGAGGTTATAATTAATGGAACAAAATAA
- a CDS encoding family 43 glycosylhydrolase produces the protein MPQPAPINGSYSIDPCVFEERGKYYMYFGGLWGGQLQRYRYNKTIECAAFPDYQEDALCPKVVRLDDDMLQFAEEPKNLIILDENEEPLKAGDNDRRFFEASWMHKYDGKYYFSYSTGDTHKLCYATGDNPYGPFTYQGVILTPVVGWTTHHSICEFQGKWYLFHHDCVPSKGKTWLRSLKVVELEYNPDGTIKTIEGTAD, from the coding sequence ATTCCCCAACCTGCACCTATTAACGGCAGTTATTCCATTGATCCATGCGTATTTGAAGAAAGAGGTAAATATTACATGTATTTTGGTGGATTATGGGGTGGTCAGTTACAGCGATATCGTTATAACAAAACAATAGAATGTGCTGCTTTTCCCGACTATCAGGAAGATGCCTTATGTCCGAAAGTTGTAAGACTGGATGATGATATGCTACAGTTTGCCGAAGAACCAAAAAATTTAATCATTCTCGACGAGAATGAAGAACCTCTAAAAGCTGGTGATAATGATCGTCGATTTTTTGAAGCCTCATGGATGCACAAATACGATGGTAAATACTATTTCTCCTACTCAACTGGCGATACTCATAAACTTTGCTATGCAACCGGCGATAATCCATATGGTCCGTTTACCTATCAGGGAGTTATTTTAACACCTGTTGTTGGCTGGACAACACACCACTCCATTTGTGAATTCCAGGGTAAGTGGTATTTGTTTCATCATGATTGCGTCCCATCAAAAGGCAAAACCTGGTTACGAAGTCTGAAAGTAGTTGAACTGGAATATAATCCGGATGGAACGATCAAAACAATTGAGGGCACTGCTGATTAA
- a CDS encoding response regulator: MRIAVIDDGVGIKESEKEKIFERFYQIESSGARYSSGTGIGLHLSRSLVELHKGVLFLETRKQTPGSEFVILLPMGNEHLALEDMITEKTSIPAPINKVYRPVISDHYEESKETKRTKSDIKIMVVEDETDVRQYLRDELSEIYDVITCENGKKAHEILLEEKPDLIISDIMMPEMDGITFCKKVKKNMLTSHIPVILLTALSKEEDRSEGIETGADMYMVKPFNSDFLKKVIHNILENRKKTVQQFKQNPNHEIENIELKSHDEVLMQEVMTIIKDNISNEELNVEMLADGIGISRVHMHRKLKEITNQSARDFIKGIRMKQAAYLLTTKKINVSEVAYAIGYSNLSNFSRSFRDFYGVSPKEYIQKQYDKLDENKQ, encoded by the coding sequence TTGCGGATCGCTGTTATTGATGATGGAGTTGGAATTAAAGAGAGCGAAAAAGAAAAGATCTTTGAACGGTTTTATCAGATTGAATCATCTGGTGCAAGGTATTCTTCCGGAACGGGCATTGGTCTTCATCTTTCACGCTCATTGGTTGAATTGCATAAGGGTGTTCTCTTTCTAGAGACTCGAAAACAAACACCAGGTAGTGAGTTTGTGATTTTGTTGCCAATGGGAAATGAACATTTGGCATTGGAAGATATGATTACTGAAAAAACATCTATTCCGGCACCAATAAATAAGGTATACAGGCCTGTAATTTCTGACCATTATGAAGAATCCAAGGAAACTAAACGAACCAAAAGTGATATTAAGATCATGGTGGTGGAAGATGAAACAGATGTAAGGCAATATTTAAGAGATGAGTTATCCGAGATATATGACGTTATAACTTGTGAAAATGGCAAAAAAGCTCATGAAATTTTACTGGAGGAAAAGCCTGATCTGATCATCAGTGATATCATGATGCCGGAGATGGATGGTATTACCTTTTGTAAAAAGGTGAAGAAAAATATGCTGACAAGTCACATACCTGTAATTCTTCTAACGGCACTTTCTAAAGAGGAGGATCGTTCAGAAGGAATTGAAACAGGAGCAGATATGTATATGGTAAAACCATTTAATAGTGATTTCCTGAAAAAGGTTATTCACAATATTCTGGAAAACAGAAAAAAGACCGTTCAGCAATTTAAGCAAAATCCGAATCACGAAATCGAAAATATAGAACTAAAGTCACACGACGAAGTGCTGATGCAAGAAGTGATGACTATAATTAAGGATAATATATCCAATGAAGAGTTAAATGTAGAAATGCTGGCTGATGGAATTGGTATAAGCAGGGTTCATATGCATCGCAAATTGAAAGAAATAACGAATCAGTCGGCACGTGATTTTATAAAAGGTATCAGAATGAAACAGGCAGCCTATTTGCTAACAACAAAAAAGATAAACGTAAGTGAAGTTGCCTATGCAATAGGATATTCGAACCTTTCTAATTTTTCAAGATCATTTAGAGACTTTTATGGAGTATCGCCTAAAGAGTATATTCAGAAGCAATACGATAAGCTCGACGAAAATAAACAATAA